The Desulfobacterales bacterium sequence AAAAAGCTGTTCCAGATATAAATCCTGTTTCAGATCGATGATAAACGTCTCGAGCGCCTCAAGGGTTTTCCACCCGTCAAGATAGCTGGCCAGTTTCTCTGAGCCATCTATCAGTGAGGCAATCCCCTTTGCCTGAATACGGTTAAATTGGCGTGAGAGGCTTTTAACAATCTGAAGATCCGATTCATGGCCGGTAGCGATCGTAATGATGCCGGCAAGACCGCAGCAGAGCATGTTCGGCTGGATCGGAAACAGGATGATCGATTTTTTCGGCAGCAGCCGGGGATTTTTACCGATAAATACCCTGTAGCTTCTGATACCATTCAATGCATTAAAGAAGGAACGTTTCAGGAGATTAATGAGCTCTGGCATGTCCGTACCTTTTGTTATTCGGTTATGATCAGCAAATCCCGTTTTATTTCAAAATCCGTAGTTTATATGTCAGTGCTGCCTCGATAAATTTCGTAAACAGCGGGTGGGGGGACCGGGGCCTTGACTTGAATTCGGGATGGAACTGGCAGCCGAGAAACCAGGCATGATCATCGAGCTCGACCATTTCCACTAATCGACCGTCCGGAGAGGTGCCGGTGATCCGAAGACCTTTTTCCACCAAGACATCTTTGTAGGCGTTATTAAATTCATACCGGTGACGGTGACGTTCGCTGATGGTTTTGGATTGATAGGCCTGCCAGGCCTTGCTGTCATTTTCCACAACGCAGGGATAGGCCCCTAATCGCATGGTCGCTCCCTTGTCGGTAATGGTTTTCTGCTCGGGGAGAAGATCGATGACCGGGTGGAGGGTATCTCTGTCAAATTCAAAACTGTTGGCATCTTTCATGCCGCATGTGCTTCTGGCAAATTCAACGACCGCCATCTGCATGCCCAGACAGATCCCGAAAAATGGAATATTGTTGGCCCGGGCATAGCCGATAGACTGAATCATGCCTTCAATGCCTCTTTTGCCGAATCCGCCGGGAACCAGGATGCCGTCAACCTCGTCCAGCTGGTGAAGTATGCCTTCGCACTCGATTTGTTCTGAATCGATAAATCTCAGCGCGACTTTGCAGTCGTTGGGGATTCCGCCGTGAGCCAGCGCTTCATTCAGGCTTTTGTAGGAATCGGTCAGATCGACATATTTGCCGACGATAGCGATACACACGTCATGGGCCGGGTGCATGATTTTGTTAACCAGAGTTTCCCATTCGCCCAAACGGGGCTCAGGGGTATGAAGATTGAGAAATTCAACGATTTTTTCATCCACCCCTTCTTTATGATAAACCAAAGGAACTTCATAGATACACTCCACATCCTTTGCGGTAAATACGGCATCTACCCCGACATTGCAGAAAAGAGAAATTTTTGCTTTGATTTGATCCGTGAGGAAATTTTCTGTCCGGCACAGAAGTATATCAGGCTGGATTCCGATTTCACGCAGCACTTTCACGCTGTGTTGAGTAGGTTTGGTTTTGACTTCACCCGCTGTTTTGATATAGGGCACCCAGGTCAGATGGATGAAGATGACATTGGATTTTCCGGCTTCATTTTTCAGCTGCCGGATGGCCTCCAGAAAGGGAAGGCTTTCGATATCTCCTACCGTTCCTCCGATTTCAACAATCGATACGTCAAAACCCTCAGCGGTTTTTCTGATAAAGTCCTTTATTTCATTGGTGATATGCGGGATGACCTGGACAGTGCCGCCAAGGTATTCCCCTTTGCGTTCCTTGGAAATTACTGAAAAATAGACCTGCCCGGTCGTCAGATTGTTTCCCCGGCTCATCCGGGTATTGCTGAACCGTTCATAATGACCGAGATCCAGATCTGTTTCCGCACCGTCATCTGTTACAAATACCTCACCATGTTGAAAGGGATTCATGGTGCCTGGATCGACATTAATATAGGGATCGAGTTTCTGGTTGGTTACTTTTAACCCGCGGCTTTCAAGAAGTGTCGCAATTGAAGCGGCTGCAAGTCCTTTTCCGAGGGAAGACAAAACCCCGCCGGTGATGAAGATTGTTTTTATCGTCATAATTATGCCTGTTCCGGTTGATAATGATTTGTATGGATGATGTTAACCCCGGAGGGTAAGCAAAATGGTGATTTTAATAAAATTTCCGGATTTTACAATTTCATCATCTATTTATAATTATTAGGTTATTCCAATCTTTAAGCAATTTATTTATGCAACGTTGGAGTTAAACGAATGTGCGAACGATATCTGTGGCGTTTATCTTTTAACGGTTGCTTTTGTGCAACGGTTACCTCCGCGTGGTCACCTTGTTTGCTGAGAATCAATCCATCACACAAGTAACACGCATGCAGATAAAAGTATGCGCAACCGCAGTTTACTCTGATGCCGGGGCGGACAATCATTCAGGATTAAATTCTGTGAGACGTTTCAGCATGTCACCTCATCAGGAAAAGAATCTATAAAATATTGCCCTGGAATAGGCAACCCTGAATTTTTACGGATTAGTAAAAAAATCCGATTCCCCGTCTTCAGGCGGCTTTTTATTTTTTTAAAATACGAAATCGTTTTGGATCAAGTTGGTATTTTGATATGCGCAGGCCAAGGATTCTCTCCGTAATTCCAAGAATTTTGCACGCTTTTGCGGCATTTCCCTTTGAGGTTTTAAGCGCATCCATGATCAAATCCCGTTCCAGATTATCCAGTGCCCACTGCATGGTTCCGTGGTAGGCCGTTCCACTGTAGTGAGAGGTCTGTAAAGAAGGCGGCAGATGATACCCGTGAATGACTCCGTCATTACTGAGGAGGACCGCACGTTCAATGCAGTTTTCCAGTTCCCTGACGTTGCCCGGCCAGTGGTAGCTCATAAACATGTCTATGGCCAGGGTGGATATCCTTGATATTTTCTTGTGATTCGCTTTTGCGCACCGTTCGACAAAGATATCTGTCAGCAGCGGGATATCTGTTTTACGCTCCCTTAACGGGGGAATGTAAATCGGAAATACATTTAAACGGTAATATAGATCTTCCCTGAATTTTTCCTCTTTTATAAGGGTTTCCAGGTTTCTGTTGGTTGCGGCGATGATACGGACATCCGCTTTATTCGTTGAACTGCCTCCAATCCGTTCATATTCAAATTCCTGAAGGACCCTGAGCAGTTTAATCTGTACGGTGGGGGGAAAGTCTCCTACTTCGTCCAGAAAAATTGTGCCGCCTTCAGCCAGTTCAAACCGGCCTTGTCGTCGGGAAATGGCGCCGGTGAATGCCCCCTTTTCATGGCCGAACAGCTCACTTTCCAGCACGGTTTCGGGCAGGGCAGCGCAATTTACCTTGATAAAAGGTTTATTGGCTCTCAAGCTGTTATAATGGAGGGCATTGGCAACCAGTTCTTTTCCGGTACCACTTTCACCCCGAATCAAAACCGTGGCACTGCTTTTACTCACCTGGGCGATAAGTTCGTATACCTGCTGCATTCCTTTGGATTTACCAATGATATTGGAAGGATGGAAGCGCTCTTTCAACTGGTTCTGGAGACGTAAATTCTCCCGGATCAATAAATCGCATTCTTCTTCAACTTCACGCCTGAGCTGAACTGCCTGCGCTACCATGGATGCGATAATTGACAGCAGGCGCAGATCTTCTTCCTGAGAAACGGATTCGTCAAACAGCCGGTCAGCACTAAGCGTTCCGATGACTTCATTACCAATTTTGATGGGAACGCAGATAAAGGAGATATCTTTTTTCTTAAGGTCCTTTCGTGAACCGGTTTTGTTCAGAAATAAAGGCTCATCGGATACATGGGGGATAACGAGAGGCTCTCCGGTTTCTACAACTTTTCCGGTCACCCCTTCCCCGATTTTATAGCGGCCTTTTTTCATTTCATTTTCGGAAAGGCCATGGGCAACATCGATAAATATCTCTCCGGTTTTTCGATTCAGCAGTGTCAACGTTCCATGGGACATGCCCATTTCCTCGGCAAGAGCGTTCAGAACCTGCCCCACCACTTCTCTTAGATCAATGGACCGGGTCAGTGTCTGGCTGACTTCCCACAGAAGGGACAGCTCCCTGACTTCTCTGTGAACATTTAGTTTTTTGTTAACGTATAAAAGTTTCATAGCATTAAACGTGTTGAATTCCTCTGTTCAGAAATGTCTATTTCCCCCATGTGCGTCAGTCTCAGATTTTAATCCTCAAAATACCCCATGTATTTCTACCGTTAAAAACTTCGACTTGCTTTAAATTAAAATCAATTATCCCGTTTCTGGATGGACATTAAATATAAAAATTTATCCTTTTCCCAAGCAGACATGAAACAGGCTCCGGGATCAGTCGAGTCATCCCAAACGTGATAAATTTTAAATATTTGCAGACGGTAAAAAATATTTTCTGCAATACCACAAAATTGTATATAAAGCCAAATAAATATGAGCGTTTTATTTACAAAAACATGAGCCAAACCTGTAAAATCAGCTAATTATAATTATAGTTTATAAGCTGTCTGCCCGAGATCAATACGAACGTGTAGCATTTATAATAGCGGTTACAGACCATCTTGTTGATCAGAGCTTCCGAATCAGCTGTGGTCATAATAGCACATGACATGCTGGGATATCAAATCTGCTGTAAATTTAAGGTTCAGTGCATCAACGTCATAGACTTTCACAATGCTGCCGTAATGACTCTGGGAAGGCACTTTATTTTCAAGCATATTCGGGAGACTGGACAGCTGAGGTGAATTGAACCGTACATCCTTGTTTTCCGGAAAAATGGCGATGTAAAATATGCGTGTTTCTACAAGATCCTGGAAAAAATGAGTCCCGAAAGAAAGTTCAGGCATTAAATTGCCGTCGGCATATGCAATTTCTCCGAGGACAGTCATATGATTAATATCGGAAAAACTGACCGGTACGCCTAATGACGGCGTCGTCGTTCCCCATCGTCCGGGACCGAGCAGCATCACCGGGCACTGGTCTTTATCCTTGATTTGACGATTCAGCCGCCCGATCAGACGCGCAATATCATACTTTTGATTCATGGACAGATCCACATAGCCTGTCGGGTCCACCATGATAATCTGTTTGATATTCCTGGAAATGCTTCCCCCCAGAAAGTTGCCGTTCATTTCCAGTAAAATGTCCGCTGTCGGGATATGTTCCGGAAATTTCATTTCCTGCACGGAACCAAGTCCTTGAAACGGTCTGCACTGAAGAAGGTTGA is a genomic window containing:
- a CDS encoding CTP synthase — encoded protein: MTIKTIFITGGVLSSLGKGLAAASIATLLESRGLKVTNQKLDPYINVDPGTMNPFQHGEVFVTDDGAETDLDLGHYERFSNTRMSRGNNLTTGQVYFSVISKERKGEYLGGTVQVIPHITNEIKDFIRKTAEGFDVSIVEIGGTVGDIESLPFLEAIRQLKNEAGKSNVIFIHLTWVPYIKTAGEVKTKPTQHSVKVLREIGIQPDILLCRTENFLTDQIKAKISLFCNVGVDAVFTAKDVECIYEVPLVYHKEGVDEKIVEFLNLHTPEPRLGEWETLVNKIMHPAHDVCIAIVGKYVDLTDSYKSLNEALAHGGIPNDCKVALRFIDSEQIECEGILHQLDEVDGILVPGGFGKRGIEGMIQSIGYARANNIPFFGICLGMQMAVVEFARSTCGMKDANSFEFDRDTLHPVIDLLPEQKTITDKGATMRLGAYPCVVENDSKAWQAYQSKTISERHRHRYEFNNAYKDVLVEKGLRITGTSPDGRLVEMVELDDHAWFLGCQFHPEFKSRPRSPHPLFTKFIEAALTYKLRILK
- the nifA gene encoding nif-specific transcriptional activator NifA; amino-acid sequence: MKLLYVNKKLNVHREVRELSLLWEVSQTLTRSIDLREVVGQVLNALAEEMGMSHGTLTLLNRKTGEIFIDVAHGLSENEMKKGRYKIGEGVTGKVVETGEPLVIPHVSDEPLFLNKTGSRKDLKKKDISFICVPIKIGNEVIGTLSADRLFDESVSQEEDLRLLSIIASMVAQAVQLRREVEEECDLLIRENLRLQNQLKERFHPSNIIGKSKGMQQVYELIAQVSKSSATVLIRGESGTGKELVANALHYNSLRANKPFIKVNCAALPETVLESELFGHEKGAFTGAISRRQGRFELAEGGTIFLDEVGDFPPTVQIKLLRVLQEFEYERIGGSSTNKADVRIIAATNRNLETLIKEEKFREDLYYRLNVFPIYIPPLRERKTDIPLLTDIFVERCAKANHKKISRISTLAIDMFMSYHWPGNVRELENCIERAVLLSNDGVIHGYHLPPSLQTSHYSGTAYHGTMQWALDNLERDLIMDALKTSKGNAAKACKILGITERILGLRISKYQLDPKRFRILKK